In the genome of Gloeotrichia echinulata CP02, one region contains:
- the petN gene encoding cytochrome b6-f complex subunit PetN, producing MEILTLGWVSLLVVFTWSIAMVVWGRNGL from the coding sequence ATGGAGATTTTGACATTGGGTTGGGTATCATTGCTGGTTGTGTTCACTTGGTCAATTGCAATGGTAGTTTGGGGTCGTAACGGACTATAG
- a CDS encoding cytochrome P450 — translation MKLPNLLTKPSFLQQFQWVVDPIGYMESSAKQYPDIFTTKVIPSGHPLVFVNHPQGLQELLTNDRKKFAALGQENKILQPLIGNYSIVMLEGERHRQRRQLVMPSFHGDRMRAYGELICDLTAKVLSQLPTDKAFSARTAMQGISLQVILQTVFGLYEGERSEKLKRQLVLMLDLFNSPLSSSFLFFRFLQTDLGPWSPWGKFVRDRQKIDELIYAEIAERREQTDQDRIDILSLLMSAKDEAGNPMTDQELRDELMTLLFAGHETTATAMAWGLYWTQQKPEIREKLLQEIDKLGDAPDPMSIFRLPYLTAFCNETLRIYPVGMLTFARVVQEPVELLGHSLEPGTSVVGCMYLTHQREDLYPNPTQFKPERFLERQFSPYEFIPFGGGARRCLGEALAVFEMKLVLATILSRYELALADNQPEVPRRRGVTLAPARGVKMVITGKRQSPLSK, via the coding sequence ATGAAATTACCCAATCTTCTGACCAAGCCTTCTTTCCTGCAGCAATTCCAGTGGGTTGTTGACCCTATAGGATATATGGAAAGTTCTGCCAAACAATATCCTGACATTTTCACTACTAAAGTGATTCCTTCGGGACATCCTTTAGTATTCGTGAACCATCCCCAAGGACTTCAAGAACTTTTAACCAACGATAGAAAGAAGTTTGCAGCCCTTGGTCAAGAAAATAAAATTTTGCAACCCTTAATAGGGAACTATTCTATTGTTATGCTAGAAGGCGAGCGCCACAGACAGCGCCGACAATTGGTCATGCCTTCGTTTCATGGCGATAGAATGCGAGCTTATGGTGAGTTAATTTGTGATTTGACAGCAAAAGTTTTGAGTCAATTACCAACAGACAAGGCATTTTCGGCTCGTACTGCAATGCAAGGGATTTCCCTACAAGTTATATTACAGACTGTTTTTGGCTTGTATGAAGGGGAACGTAGCGAAAAACTAAAGCGTCAATTAGTATTGATGTTAGATTTATTTAACTCACCTTTGAGTTCTAGCTTCCTGTTTTTCCGCTTCTTACAAACAGATTTAGGTCCTTGGAGTCCTTGGGGAAAATTTGTCCGAGATAGACAGAAAATCGATGAATTGATCTACGCAGAAATTGCGGAACGCCGGGAACAAACCGATCAAGATCGCATTGATATCCTCTCATTGCTGATGTCAGCCAAAGATGAAGCGGGAAATCCGATGACAGATCAAGAATTGCGCGATGAGTTGATGACTCTATTGTTTGCTGGACATGAAACCACCGCCACAGCAATGGCTTGGGGTTTGTATTGGACTCAGCAAAAGCCAGAAATTCGAGAAAAATTGCTCCAAGAAATAGATAAACTTGGTGATGCACCAGACCCGATGAGCATTTTTCGACTACCTTATCTCACAGCTTTTTGCAATGAAACTTTGCGAATTTACCCCGTGGGAATGTTGACCTTTGCTAGGGTTGTCCAGGAACCTGTCGAACTACTAGGACATTCCTTAGAGCCTGGGACATCAGTAGTTGGCTGTATGTATCTTACACATCAGCGTGAAGATTTATATCCCAATCCAACGCAATTTAAACCAGAACGCTTTCTCGAACGCCAATTTTCTCCCTATGAATTTATACCCTTCGGTGGTGGTGCGCGTCGCTGTTTGGGCGAGGCTTTGGCTGTATTTGAAATGAAGCTAGTCTTAGCAACAATTCTGTCACGCTATGAATTAGCACTAGCGGATAATCAACCAGAAGTACCTAGGCGACGAGGTGTTACCCTCGCACCAGCCCGTGGCGTCAAAATGGTAATCACAGGAAAACGTCAGTCTCCACTTAGTAAGTAG
- a CDS encoding 3'-5' exonuclease, translated as MTNYFLVVDLEATCCDDNSIARHEMEIIEIGAVMLNRETWEIDSEFQQFIKPTRHPNLTEFCTKLTTITQKDVENAPQFSETIAKFKKWIDLFPNNIFCSWGDYDKNQFKQDCKFHNISLPFGAEHRNIKKEFSEYLGTSHRFGMAQALQHLGIELLGTHHRGIDDARNIAAIYRHIQTR; from the coding sequence ATGACAAACTATTTTCTCGTAGTCGATTTAGAAGCCACCTGCTGTGATGATAACAGTATTGCTCGGCACGAAATGGAAATCATTGAAATTGGTGCAGTAATGCTCAATCGAGAAACCTGGGAAATTGATTCGGAGTTTCAACAGTTCATCAAACCGACAAGACACCCAAACTTGACAGAATTTTGTACAAAATTAACGACAATTACTCAAAAAGATGTAGAAAACGCTCCTCAATTCTCTGAGACAATAGCTAAGTTTAAAAAATGGATAGATTTATTTCCTAACAATATTTTCTGTTCTTGGGGAGACTACGATAAAAACCAATTTAAGCAAGATTGTAAGTTTCATAATATATCATTACCTTTTGGAGCAGAACACAGAAATATCAAAAAAGAATTTTCGGAGTATTTAGGCACATCTCACAGATTTGGTATGGCACAAGCGCTGCAACATTTGGGTATAGAATTGCTCGGTACACACCATCGGGGGATTGATGATGCGCGGAACATAGCAGCTATTTACAGACATATTCAGACTCGATAA